From Deferrisoma camini S3R1, the proteins below share one genomic window:
- a CDS encoding transposase — protein MPRSARLDVPGVLQHVMARGIDGYDIFQDEKDRETFLERLAAVVEWARADLLAWCLMSNHFHLLIRPHEVLLAPIMRRLMTGYAVWHNRRHQRRGHLFQNRYKSIVVEEDPYFLELVRYIHLNPVRAGLVETMEVLNRYPYTGHAVILGRRKYPCQNVDEVLGMFGRRVREARVRYREFVAAGFGQGVRGELRGGGLVRSAGGWANLLRRKREEWELGDERVLGGGEFVREVLGQVEEEVPRRPAREVREILGEVCREHGVGEELVLGRTRRQGVVRAREEFLLRAHEEAGESYAALGRLCKMSHTSVRAAVERARSRRAEKAKAV, from the coding sequence ATGCCGAGGAGCGCAAGGTTGGATGTGCCCGGGGTGCTTCAGCACGTGATGGCTCGGGGGATCGACGGGTACGACATCTTCCAGGATGAAAAGGACCGGGAGACGTTCCTGGAGCGCCTGGCGGCAGTGGTGGAGTGGGCCCGGGCAGATCTTTTGGCGTGGTGCCTGATGTCGAACCACTTCCACCTGCTGATCCGTCCGCATGAGGTGCTGCTTGCACCGATCATGCGCCGGCTGATGACCGGCTATGCCGTGTGGCACAACCGGCGGCACCAGCGGCGGGGCCATCTGTTTCAGAATCGCTACAAGAGCATTGTTGTGGAGGAGGACCCGTACTTTCTGGAGCTGGTGCGCTACATACACCTGAACCCGGTGCGTGCCGGACTGGTGGAAACGATGGAGGTGCTGAACCGGTACCCGTATACCGGCCATGCGGTGATCCTGGGTCGCCGGAAGTACCCGTGCCAGAACGTGGACGAGGTTCTTGGGATGTTCGGCCGACGGGTGCGGGAGGCCCGGGTGCGGTACCGGGAGTTCGTGGCGGCGGGGTTCGGGCAGGGGGTGCGGGGGGAGCTTCGGGGTGGGGGGCTGGTCCGGAGCGCCGGGGGGTGGGCGAACCTACTGCGGCGAAAGCGGGAGGAGTGGGAGCTCGGGGACGAGCGGGTTTTGGGGGGCGGGGAGTTCGTGCGGGAGGTGCTAGGCCAGGTAGAGGAGGAGGTGCCGCGGCGTCCGGCAAGGGAGGTGCGGGAGATCCTGGGGGAGGTGTGCCGGGAGCATGGTGTGGGGGAGGAGTTGGTGCTGGGGCGAACGCGCCGCCAGGGGGTGGTGCGGGCCCGGGAGGAGTTTCTGCTGCGGGCGCACGAGGAGGCGGGGGAGAGCTATGCGGCGTTGGGTCGGCTGTGCAAGATGTCGCACACGTCGGTCCGGGCGGCCGTCGAGCGGGCGCGGAGTCGCCGAGCGGAGAAGGCCAAGGCCGTGTGA
- a CDS encoding choice-of-anchor D domain-containing protein, translating into MGWGADLTRSFVRYANNTSGAWHAETVAEGADVGAFARLAVADDGTVHLVFQDRDIGTLRYARSTSHEVSVAPASADLGPVEVGDSAEAEVTLTNLGPTARRVASMTLTGSDAFTLVTGLTDRYCGSTTPWLHPGRPACTVAVRFAPSQAGAATATLTIAFEDPDLPPAAVSLAAEATDTGGDTGSEGGGAGGDEGDTGGDSEGETGGGGDTGGGGGDVDSGGDTGSGGADAGGGGGCFLQALGG; encoded by the coding sequence ATGGGGTGGGGCGCCGACCTCACCCGCTCGTTCGTGCGGTACGCCAACAACACGAGCGGCGCCTGGCACGCCGAGACCGTGGCCGAGGGGGCGGACGTCGGCGCGTTCGCCCGGCTGGCCGTGGCCGACGACGGCACCGTGCACCTCGTGTTCCAGGACCGGGACATCGGCACCCTGCGCTACGCCCGGTCCACGAGCCACGAGGTGAGCGTGGCGCCCGCCAGCGCCGACCTCGGCCCGGTGGAGGTGGGGGACTCGGCCGAAGCCGAGGTCACCCTGACGAACCTCGGACCCACGGCCCGCCGGGTGGCGTCGATGACCCTCACCGGCTCGGACGCGTTCACCCTGGTCACCGGCCTCACCGACCGCTACTGCGGTTCGACCACCCCCTGGCTCCACCCGGGCCGCCCCGCGTGCACCGTGGCCGTGCGGTTTGCGCCCTCCCAGGCCGGGGCCGCAACCGCGACCCTCACGATCGCCTTCGAGGACCCGGACCTCCCTCCGGCCGCGGTGAGCCTCGCCGCCGAAGCCACCGACACCGGCGGCGACACCGGATCCGAAGGTGGAGGCGCGGGCGGAGACGAAGGGGATACCGGCGGAGACTCCGAGGGTGAAACCGGAGGAGGCGGGGATACCGGTGGAGGCGGTGGCGACGTGGACTCTGGCGGCGACACCGGCTCTGGAGGCGCGGACGCGGGCGGAGGAGGGGGGTGTTTTCTCCAGGCACTGGGGGGGTGA
- a CDS encoding AbrB/MazE/SpoVT family DNA-binding domain-containing protein: MLLKITSKRQVTFPARVLEALGVKPGDRLELQESPEGYILRPRRIDPSRLAPLRDKLRRGKGTFDLEAFRNEPYDPSLRD; the protein is encoded by the coding sequence ATGTTGCTCAAGATTACATCGAAACGGCAAGTGACCTTCCCGGCTCGGGTGCTAGAAGCGCTGGGCGTGAAACCGGGAGACCGACTCGAGCTGCAGGAGAGCCCCGAGGGGTACATCCTTCGGCCGAGGCGCATTGATCCTTCCCGGCTGGCTCCCTTGCGGGACAAGCTGCGGCGAGGCAAGGGAACCTTTGACCTCGAGGCGTTCCGGAACGAACCCTATGACCCCTCGCTTCGGGATTGA
- a CDS encoding PIN domain-containing protein, whose product MTPRFGIDTSILVRLLTGDPEEVFRACVEALTSLVEGEGAEVFASNMVVGEAYIAVQHHYGVTKAEARAGLASVLQSGLVAPLNGNGVIAALEGPSGCGLVDRLIADDYRRAGLVTLTLDRKMAALCDVRRL is encoded by the coding sequence ATGACCCCTCGCTTCGGGATTGACACCTCGATCCTGGTGCGGCTCCTCACGGGGGATCCGGAAGAGGTCTTTCGGGCCTGTGTGGAAGCGCTGACTTCGCTCGTCGAGGGGGAGGGGGCCGAAGTGTTCGCTTCGAACATGGTCGTCGGAGAGGCGTACATCGCGGTGCAGCACCACTACGGGGTAACCAAGGCCGAGGCTCGTGCCGGCCTTGCGAGCGTGCTCCAGAGCGGACTGGTCGCCCCCCTTAACGGGAACGGGGTGATCGCCGCCCTGGAGGGTCCTTCCGGATGTGGGCTGGTCGACCGCCTCATTGCCGACGACTACCGTCGCGCCGGGCTCGTCACCCTGACCCTGGACCGGAAAATGGCCGCGCTTTGTGACGTTCGCCGGCTGTAG
- a CDS encoding nucleotidyltransferase domain-containing protein has translation MREAAGHLGRTRPEVRFVGLFGSLARGTAVPGSDADVIVIVDRSEVRFLDRPLEYLPFFAEVGLGVDLFCYTEEELPRVPLAQNAVEHAVALWGEPLAIQEGREEG, from the coding sequence TTGAGGGAGGCTGCCGGACACCTGGGGAGAACGCGGCCCGAGGTGCGGTTCGTGGGGCTTTTCGGGTCGCTGGCGCGGGGAACGGCGGTGCCGGGCTCGGATGCGGACGTGATCGTGATCGTGGACCGCTCGGAGGTTCGGTTCCTGGACCGGCCCCTGGAGTACCTCCCGTTCTTCGCGGAAGTGGGACTCGGCGTGGACCTGTTCTGCTACACCGAGGAAGAGCTCCCCCGCGTGCCCCTCGCCCAAAACGCCGTGGAGCACGCGGTCGCGTTATGGGGGGAGCCGCTCGCGATCCAGGAAGGACGGGAGGAGGGGTAA
- a CDS encoding HEPN domain-containing protein encodes MAQAWRDLDQARHSRSGGFHEWACFAAQQAAEKALKAVYQALGGDAWGHSVLGLLEGLSQRTPVEPELWTDARDLDRYYIPARYPNGWAEGAPKDMFTREDADHAIGCAERVLRFCDGLLARS; translated from the coding sequence ATGGCCCAGGCATGGAGGGATCTGGATCAGGCCCGGCACAGCCGGTCCGGCGGATTCCACGAGTGGGCCTGCTTCGCGGCCCAACAGGCCGCGGAGAAGGCGTTGAAGGCGGTGTATCAGGCCCTCGGCGGCGACGCCTGGGGGCACTCGGTCCTGGGGCTCCTGGAAGGGCTCTCCCAGAGGACGCCGGTGGAACCGGAGCTCTGGACCGACGCGAGGGACCTCGACCGGTACTACATTCCGGCCCGCTACCCCAACGGCTGGGCCGAGGGAGCGCCCAAGGACATGTTCACCCGAGAAGACGCGGACCATGCGATCGGTTGTGCGGAAAGAGTCCTACGGTTCTGTGACGGTCTTCTGGCTCGATCGTGA
- a CDS encoding error-prone DNA polymerase produces MYVPLWCKSNYSFLEGAAHPEELVERAHGLGLPAVAVTDRDGVYGVVRAHVRARELGVKLLVGAEVTVAGPGPGEPDSTLVLLAADRAGYAHLCRLLTRGRLRSPKGTSRVTWAEVCEHAPGLVALWGGDRSLLVREADPGPMPDLLQEAFGDRLYALVARHRRADEPAQEARLRERARRLGLPVVAAVEVLYPTPDRRPLQDVLTAIRHGLAVQAAGTRLKPNAGHDLKAPPSFRERFADDPAAVARTLEVAERCAFSLAEIRYRYPAERLPDGTTSADLLGRLTWEGARQRFGGRVPARVRDQIERELALIEELDYPGYFLTMWEIVRFCRERGILCQGRGSAANSAVCYCLGITAVDPTRVELLFERFLSRERAEPPDIDLDIMHERREEVIRHVYKRYGRDRAAMVANVIRYRARSAVRDVGRALGLPATAVDRLARLVPSRGGDGDPWQGPGLDPGNPLHALLRRLVGEIQGFPRHLSIHPGGFLLGHEPVRDLVPVENAARPGRTVIQWDKEDLEDLGLFKVDLLGLGALTLLDRCFRLLREHRGVELSLDRIPPDDPATFDMIGRADTVGVFQIESRAQMSMLPRLRPRSYYDLVIQVSIVRPGPITGGMVHPYLRRRRGEEPVTYPHPCLEPVLAKTLGVPLFQEQVMRLAVVAADYTPGEADQLRRDMAAWRRHGRIERHRERLIARMTAKGIERRFAEQVFEQIRGFGEYGFPESHAASFALIAYATAWLRCHHPDVFTCALLNAQPLGFYSPATIVDDAKRHGLEILPVDVRFSDWDCTLQKSEARGQKTGDMGSGVRAGPARHLSTRTCYAVRLGLRYVKGLSPTRDWPRIERARREQPFASVEDLARRTGLGRNALRRLAEAGALEGLCRGRRRALWAAKGAGSSRRPALPLGPEPAPPLAALSSSEAVAWDYRASGLSPRAHPLEPLRPWLRERGLPDARTLARLPHGTRASYAGVVICRQRPGTAGGTVFLTLEDETGFVNVVVWKRVIERHAALVAAAPVLGVSGRVESREGVVHLVADRLWRPPLPAHPETAPSRDFH; encoded by the coding sequence ATGTACGTTCCCCTGTGGTGCAAGAGCAACTACTCGTTCCTGGAGGGGGCGGCCCACCCCGAGGAGCTGGTGGAGCGGGCCCACGGCCTGGGGCTCCCGGCGGTGGCGGTCACCGACCGGGACGGGGTGTACGGGGTCGTCCGGGCCCACGTGCGGGCCCGGGAGTTGGGGGTGAAGCTCCTGGTGGGGGCCGAGGTCACGGTGGCCGGGCCGGGGCCCGGCGAGCCGGACTCCACCCTGGTGCTCCTGGCCGCCGACCGGGCCGGGTACGCTCACCTCTGCCGGCTCCTCACCCGGGGCCGGCTCCGGAGCCCGAAGGGGACGAGCCGGGTCACCTGGGCCGAGGTGTGCGAGCACGCCCCGGGCCTGGTGGCCCTGTGGGGCGGTGACCGGAGCCTGCTGGTGCGGGAGGCGGACCCCGGCCCCATGCCCGACCTGCTGCAAGAGGCCTTCGGCGACCGGCTCTACGCCCTGGTGGCCCGCCACCGCCGGGCCGACGAGCCGGCCCAGGAGGCCCGGCTCCGGGAGCGGGCCCGCCGGCTGGGCCTGCCGGTGGTCGCCGCGGTGGAGGTGCTCTACCCCACCCCGGACCGCCGGCCGCTCCAGGACGTGCTCACCGCCATCCGCCACGGCCTCGCCGTGCAGGCCGCCGGCACCCGCCTCAAGCCCAACGCCGGGCACGACCTCAAGGCCCCGCCGTCCTTCCGCGAGCGGTTCGCCGACGACCCGGCCGCGGTGGCCCGCACCCTGGAGGTGGCCGAGCGGTGCGCCTTCTCCCTTGCGGAGATCCGCTACCGCTACCCTGCCGAGCGGCTTCCCGACGGCACCACCTCGGCCGACCTCCTGGGGCGGCTCACCTGGGAGGGGGCCCGGCAGCGGTTCGGCGGTCGGGTGCCGGCCCGGGTGCGCGACCAGATCGAGCGGGAGCTCGCCCTGATTGAGGAGCTCGACTACCCGGGCTACTTCCTCACCATGTGGGAGATCGTGCGGTTCTGCCGGGAGCGGGGAATCCTGTGCCAGGGCCGGGGCTCGGCCGCCAACTCGGCGGTGTGCTACTGCCTGGGCATCACGGCCGTGGACCCCACCCGGGTGGAGCTCCTGTTCGAGCGGTTCCTCTCCCGGGAGCGGGCCGAGCCCCCGGACATCGACCTGGACATCATGCACGAGCGCCGGGAGGAGGTGATCCGCCACGTGTACAAGCGCTACGGCCGGGATCGGGCCGCCATGGTGGCCAACGTGATCCGGTACCGGGCCCGGTCGGCCGTGCGGGACGTGGGCCGGGCCCTGGGCCTGCCCGCCACGGCGGTGGACCGGCTCGCCCGGCTCGTGCCGTCCCGCGGCGGGGACGGGGACCCGTGGCAGGGCCCCGGGCTCGACCCCGGGAATCCCCTGCACGCCCTCCTCCGGCGGCTGGTGGGGGAGATCCAGGGGTTTCCCCGCCACCTCTCCATCCACCCCGGCGGGTTCCTCCTGGGCCACGAGCCGGTCCGCGACCTGGTGCCCGTGGAGAACGCGGCCCGGCCGGGCCGCACCGTGATCCAGTGGGACAAGGAGGACCTGGAGGACCTGGGTCTGTTCAAGGTGGATCTCCTGGGCCTGGGGGCCCTGACCCTTCTGGACCGGTGCTTCCGGCTGCTGCGGGAGCACCGCGGGGTGGAGCTCTCCCTGGACCGCATCCCCCCGGACGACCCGGCCACCTTCGACATGATCGGCCGGGCCGACACCGTGGGGGTGTTCCAGATCGAGAGCCGGGCCCAGATGTCCATGCTGCCGCGGCTCCGGCCCCGGTCGTACTACGACCTGGTGATCCAGGTGAGCATCGTGCGGCCCGGGCCGATCACCGGCGGCATGGTCCACCCCTACCTCCGGCGGCGGCGGGGCGAGGAGCCCGTGACCTACCCCCACCCGTGCCTGGAGCCCGTGCTGGCCAAGACCCTGGGGGTGCCCCTGTTCCAGGAGCAGGTGATGCGGCTCGCCGTGGTGGCGGCCGACTACACCCCGGGCGAGGCCGACCAGCTCCGGCGCGACATGGCCGCCTGGCGCCGGCACGGCCGGATCGAGCGCCACCGCGAGCGGCTGATCGCGCGCATGACCGCCAAGGGGATCGAGCGGCGGTTCGCCGAACAGGTGTTCGAGCAGATCCGGGGGTTCGGGGAGTACGGGTTCCCCGAGAGCCACGCGGCGAGCTTCGCCCTGATCGCCTACGCCACGGCCTGGCTCCGGTGCCACCACCCCGACGTGTTCACCTGCGCCCTGCTGAACGCCCAGCCCCTGGGGTTCTACTCGCCGGCCACCATCGTGGACGACGCCAAACGCCACGGCCTGGAGATCCTTCCCGTGGACGTGCGGTTCAGCGACTGGGACTGCACACTTCAGAAGTCAGAAGCCAGAGGACAGAAGACAGGAGACATGGGCTCTGGAGTCCGCGCCGGGCCAGCCCGGCACCTCTCCACTAGGACCTGCTACGCCGTGCGGCTGGGTCTGCGGTACGTGAAGGGGCTGTCCCCCACCCGGGACTGGCCCCGCATCGAGCGGGCCCGGCGCGAACAGCCCTTCGCCTCGGTGGAGGACCTGGCGCGGCGCACCGGCCTCGGCCGGAACGCGCTGCGCCGGCTCGCCGAGGCCGGGGCCCTCGAAGGCCTGTGCCGGGGCCGGCGTCGGGCCCTGTGGGCCGCGAAAGGCGCCGGATCGAGCCGCCGCCCCGCGCTCCCCCTCGGCCCGGAGCCCGCCCCGCCCCTCGCGGCCCTCAGCTCCTCGGAGGCGGTGGCCTGGGACTACCGGGCCTCGGGCCTGAGCCCCCGGGCCCATCCCCTGGAGCCCCTGCGGCCGTGGCTCCGGGAACGGGGCCTGCCCGACGCCCGCACCCTGGCCCGGCTCCCCCACGGGACCCGGGCGTCCTACGCCGGCGTCGTGATCTGCCGGCAGCGGCCCGGGACCGCGGGCGGCACCGTGTTCCTCACCCTGGAGGACGAGACCGGGTTCGTGAACGTGGTGGTGTGGAAGCGGGTGATCGAGCGCCACGCCGCGCTCGTGGCGGCAGCGCCGGTCCTGGGGGTGAGCGGCCGGGTGGAGTCGCGGGAAGGCGTGGTGCACCTGGTGGCCGATCGGCTGTGGCGCCCGCCCCTGCCCGCCCATCCCGAGACCGCACCCAGCCGGGACTTCCACTGA
- a CDS encoding Y-family DNA polymerase — translation MDRTACVEVPALPLQVLVLRRPGWATGPVAVVDRDHPHGRVLWANARARHQGVAPGMRYVTALAAAPGLRAAAVPPAEVARWRDRILRRLLRFTPGVEPWDRDPGVFWLDASGLGRLHPEPARWAAGIRRELAGLGLAGRVAVGFTRCGALAAVRSGRARIRVLRSPGEEAAAVRGAPLARLGADSGLAAELGALGVRTAGDLLALPAASLAERFGPAASALHRFVSGRGELPLQPIAPPEPLRVGAVIEPPEADLHRLVFRIKGLLDDLLGRMGGRGMLLAELGIHLRLEGGAVRTERLRPAAPTRDARQLMNLVHLRLAGAGVPAGVEEVVLSGRAVPARPTQAGLFQAAPRRDPKAALQALARVRAELGEGAVVRARLADRHLPEARFAWEPLEDLPPARPRQVALRPLVRRILDRPAPLAEPAGQTRGGYGVSGGWWGRGTHREYRFVRLAGGEILWAFHDRARGRWFRQGTVE, via the coding sequence GTGGACCGGACGGCCTGCGTTGAGGTGCCGGCCCTGCCGCTCCAGGTCCTCGTGCTCCGGCGGCCGGGCTGGGCCACGGGGCCCGTGGCCGTGGTGGACCGGGACCACCCCCACGGCCGGGTCCTGTGGGCCAACGCCCGGGCCCGGCACCAGGGGGTGGCGCCGGGCATGCGCTACGTGACCGCCCTGGCCGCGGCGCCGGGGCTGCGGGCGGCCGCGGTGCCCCCGGCCGAGGTGGCCCGCTGGAGGGACCGGATCCTGCGGCGGCTCCTGCGGTTCACCCCCGGCGTGGAGCCCTGGGACCGGGACCCCGGCGTGTTCTGGCTCGACGCCTCCGGCCTGGGCCGGCTCCATCCCGAGCCGGCCCGGTGGGCGGCCGGGATCCGGCGGGAGCTGGCCGGGCTGGGCCTGGCCGGCCGGGTGGCCGTGGGGTTCACCCGGTGCGGCGCCCTGGCGGCCGTGCGCTCCGGAAGGGCCCGGATCCGGGTACTCCGGAGCCCCGGCGAGGAGGCGGCCGCGGTGCGGGGGGCGCCCCTTGCGCGGCTCGGCGCAGACTCGGGCCTGGCGGCGGAGCTGGGGGCCCTGGGGGTGCGCACCGCCGGGGACCTCCTGGCCCTTCCGGCGGCCTCGCTCGCGGAGCGGTTCGGCCCGGCGGCCTCGGCGCTCCACCGGTTCGTCTCGGGCCGGGGGGAGCTTCCCCTCCAGCCCATCGCCCCGCCCGAGCCCCTGCGGGTGGGCGCGGTGATCGAGCCGCCCGAGGCCGACCTGCACCGGCTGGTGTTCCGGATCAAGGGCCTCCTGGACGACCTGCTGGGCCGGATGGGGGGCCGGGGGATGCTGCTGGCGGAGCTGGGAATCCACCTGCGGCTGGAGGGGGGCGCGGTGCGAACCGAGCGGCTCCGGCCCGCCGCGCCCACCCGGGACGCTCGCCAGCTCATGAACCTGGTGCACCTTCGCCTGGCCGGGGCAGGCGTCCCCGCCGGGGTGGAGGAGGTGGTCCTCTCCGGCCGGGCCGTGCCGGCCCGGCCGACCCAGGCCGGCCTGTTCCAGGCCGCCCCCCGGCGGGACCCGAAGGCGGCCCTGCAGGCCCTGGCCCGGGTCCGGGCCGAACTGGGAGAGGGGGCCGTGGTGCGGGCCCGGCTGGCAGACCGGCACCTTCCCGAGGCCCGGTTCGCCTGGGAGCCCCTGGAGGACCTCCCCCCGGCCCGGCCCCGGCAGGTGGCGCTCCGCCCCCTGGTCCGCCGGATCCTGGACCGGCCCGCGCCCCTGGCGGAGCCGGCCGGCCAGACGCGGGGCGGCTACGGGGTGAGCGGGGGCTGGTGGGGCCGGGGGACGCACCGGGAGTACCGCTTCGTCCGTCTGGCCGGCGGCGAGATCCTGTGGGCGTTCCACGACCGGGCCCGGGGCCGGTGGTTCCGGCAGGGCACGGTGGAGTGA
- a CDS encoding P-loop NTPase family protein, with product MSPRPAGALARIPVVPAARLEEKLPPARWELPTLAGRLAELSARGASAALTLAFSLVLDAQRRGEPAAWITPAGSSFYPPDAAEGGVDLEALAVVRARDARQALRAAELLARSGGFGLVVVDLGEEPRVPAAAQGRLAGLAGEHRMLVLFLTRKPAGAPSLGSLVAVRAEAVREPLGPGRFRCRVRVLRDKRRLPGWGHGEVCRGPDGLR from the coding sequence GTGAGCCCGAGGCCCGCCGGCGCCCTGGCCCGCATCCCCGTGGTGCCCGCGGCCCGGCTGGAGGAGAAGCTTCCCCCGGCCCGGTGGGAGCTCCCGACCCTGGCCGGCCGGCTGGCCGAGCTCTCGGCCCGGGGGGCCTCGGCCGCCCTCACCCTGGCCTTCTCCCTGGTGCTCGACGCCCAGCGCCGGGGCGAGCCCGCGGCCTGGATCACCCCGGCCGGGAGCTCCTTCTACCCGCCCGACGCGGCCGAGGGGGGCGTGGACCTGGAGGCCCTGGCCGTGGTGCGGGCCCGGGACGCCCGCCAGGCCCTGCGGGCGGCGGAGCTGCTGGCCCGGTCCGGGGGGTTCGGGCTCGTGGTGGTGGACCTGGGGGAGGAGCCCCGGGTGCCGGCGGCGGCCCAGGGGCGGCTGGCCGGGCTCGCCGGAGAGCACCGGATGCTCGTGCTGTTCCTGACCCGCAAGCCCGCCGGCGCGCCCTCGCTGGGCTCGCTGGTGGCGGTGCGGGCCGAGGCGGTGCGGGAGCCGCTGGGGCCCGGCCGGTTCCGGTGCCGGGTGCGGGTGCTACGGGACAAGCGACGGCTCCCGGGCTGGGGCCACGGGGAGGTGTGCCGTGGACCGGACGGCCTGCGTTGA
- the lexA gene encoding transcriptional repressor LexA has product MPRTRPGETRQKVFEFVRDRILAGRPPTVREVQEALGFRAVQTARAHLERLVAEGRLVVERGRARGYRLPGHPGSTVLVPLLGRVPAGPLDTAVEEAEGYLPVETRGRGEDLFALRVRGESMTGAGILPGDLVVVRRQPEARDGDIVVARVGDEATVKRLRTRSGRVELLPENPAFAPIVPAPGEVEILGKVVEVRRRLE; this is encoded by the coding sequence ATGCCGCGCACGCGGCCGGGGGAGACCCGGCAGAAGGTGTTCGAGTTCGTGCGGGACCGGATCCTCGCCGGCCGGCCCCCCACGGTACGGGAGGTGCAGGAGGCCCTGGGGTTCCGGGCGGTCCAGACGGCCCGGGCCCACCTGGAGCGGCTGGTGGCCGAGGGCAGGCTGGTGGTGGAGCGGGGCCGGGCCCGGGGGTACCGCCTGCCCGGGCACCCGGGCTCCACCGTGCTCGTGCCCCTGCTGGGCCGGGTGCCGGCCGGGCCCCTGGACACGGCGGTGGAGGAGGCCGAGGGCTACCTGCCCGTGGAGACCCGCGGCCGGGGCGAGGACCTGTTCGCCCTGCGGGTCCGGGGCGAGAGCATGACCGGCGCGGGCATCCTGCCGGGGGACCTGGTGGTCGTGCGGCGCCAGCCCGAGGCCCGGGACGGCGACATCGTGGTGGCCCGGGTGGGGGACGAGGCCACGGTGAAGCGCCTGCGCACCCGGTCCGGCCGGGTCGAGCTCCTGCCCGAGAACCCGGCCTTCGCCCCCATCGTGCCCGCCCCGGGCGAGGTGGAGATCCTGGGCAAGGTGGTCGAGGTGCGCAGGAGGCTGGAGTGA
- a CDS encoding sigma-54 interaction domain-containing protein, whose product MPKAKFRDPADREAFLRSVVNYLDILESFDEGVILTDRDGRIAFYNATQARIDQTDRDEVIGLKTTELYQLTDETSLIMRCLLSRRPVVNQHLVYRTRYGRIANTICSVFPLFDARGELVGSACFVRDYHLVEQTVTSICSHTLEHPGSEARPGRRFTFDDLIGEHPSFRRIVQTAKTAALTPSAVMLHGETGTGKELFAQAIHGFGPWKGAPYVAINCAAIPENLLEGLLFGTVRGAFTGAVDRPGLFEKANGGVLFLDEVNSMPLGLQAKLLRVLQEKRVRRVGSLEERPIAVKLLSSVNEDPHAAVEAGRMRVDLFYRLGVVFLRIPPLRERRSDIPVLARFFVARSNRELGRHVEAVADEVMDLFLEYPWPGNVRELEHVIEGAMNVVGERDRLEMGDLPPYLLRARPPARAAPPEPEAERGGTFDLKEAQRAAERGAIRRALEAEEGNLTRAAERLGISRQLLSYKLKRHGIRREEFRTRNRRPG is encoded by the coding sequence ATGCCCAAGGCCAAGTTCCGAGACCCAGCCGACCGGGAGGCGTTTCTGCGCTCGGTGGTGAACTACCTGGACATCCTGGAGTCGTTCGACGAGGGGGTGATCCTGACCGACCGGGACGGCCGGATCGCCTTCTACAACGCCACCCAGGCCCGCATCGACCAGACCGACCGCGACGAGGTGATCGGGCTCAAGACCACCGAGCTGTATCAGCTCACCGACGAGACCAGCCTGATCATGCGCTGCCTGCTCAGCCGGCGGCCGGTCGTGAACCAGCACCTCGTGTACCGCACCCGGTACGGCCGCATCGCCAACACGATCTGCAGCGTGTTCCCGCTGTTCGACGCCCGGGGGGAGCTGGTGGGATCCGCGTGCTTCGTGCGCGACTACCACCTCGTGGAGCAGACCGTGACGTCGATCTGCAGCCACACCCTCGAGCACCCGGGGAGCGAGGCCCGGCCCGGCCGCCGGTTCACCTTCGACGACCTCATCGGAGAGCACCCTTCCTTCCGTCGGATCGTCCAGACCGCCAAGACCGCAGCCCTCACGCCCTCGGCCGTGATGCTCCACGGCGAGACCGGCACCGGCAAGGAGCTCTTCGCCCAGGCGATCCATGGATTCGGACCCTGGAAGGGCGCGCCCTACGTCGCGATCAACTGCGCGGCGATCCCCGAGAACCTCTTGGAGGGGCTCCTCTTCGGCACGGTTCGGGGCGCGTTCACCGGCGCGGTGGACCGGCCCGGCCTGTTCGAGAAGGCGAACGGCGGGGTCCTGTTCCTCGACGAGGTGAACTCGATGCCCCTCGGGCTCCAGGCCAAGCTCTTGCGGGTCCTCCAGGAGAAGAGGGTCCGCAGGGTGGGGTCGCTCGAGGAGCGGCCGATCGCCGTGAAGCTTCTCAGTTCGGTGAACGAGGACCCCCACGCCGCCGTGGAGGCCGGCCGGATGCGCGTCGACCTCTTCTACCGCCTGGGGGTGGTGTTCCTCCGGATCCCGCCCCTCCGGGAGCGCCGCAGCGACATCCCGGTGCTGGCCCGGTTCTTCGTGGCCCGGTCCAACCGGGAGCTGGGCCGGCACGTGGAGGCGGTGGCGGACGAGGTGATGGACCTCTTCCTCGAGTACCCCTGGCCCGGCAACGTCCGCGAGCTCGAGCACGTGATCGAGGGGGCCATGAACGTGGTGGGCGAGCGGGACCGGCTGGAGATGGGGGACCTGCCGCCGTACCTGCTGAGGGCCCGGCCGCCGGCGCGCGCCGCGCCTCCCGAGCCGGAAGCGGAAAGGGGAGGGACCTTCGACCTGAAGGAGGCGCAGCGGGCCGCCGAGCGCGGGGCCATCCGTCGGGCCCTCGAGGCCGAGGAGGGGAACCTCACCCGTGCGGCCGAGCGGCTCGGCATCTCCCGCCAGCTGCTGAGCTACAAGCTGAAGCGCCACGGCATCCGCCGGGAGGAGTTCCGTACCCGGAACCGGCGGCCCGGCTGA